From a single Pseudobutyrivibrio xylanivorans genomic region:
- a CDS encoding helix-turn-helix transcriptional regulator produces the protein MSLKDKIANAKKTTWVTDGFEEQEVKIIVELARISAKIELARLDRGMTQKEFADFMGVTQGMVSKWESRDYNFTIKSLNEICAKLGLECNVDIYSENTKAEYTVDKWEAENLNNIMRFRVPKDMVLTEGIA, from the coding sequence ATGAGTTTAAAAGATAAGATTGCTAATGCTAAGAAGACTACATGGGTTACAGATGGATTTGAAGAGCAGGAAGTAAAAATAATTGTTGAATTGGCTAGAATATCAGCGAAGATAGAGTTGGCTCGATTAGACAGAGGAATGACACAAAAGGAATTTGCAGATTTTATGGGGGTTACCCAGGGAATGGTTTCTAAATGGGAGAGCCGCGATTATAATTTTACTATTAAGTCGTTGAATGAAATTTGTGCGAAATTGGGTTTAGAGTGTAATGTTGACATATATTCAGAAAACACGAAGGCAGAATATACTGTTGATAAATGGGAAGCAGAGAACCTAAATAATATTATGAGATTCAGAGTACCTAAGGATATGGTACTTACAGAGGGGATTGCATAA